In the genome of Streptomyces sp. P3, the window GCTGCGGCGATGGCGCCGGTGCGCCTCCCTTGTCTTCCACGAGGCTCAACATAGCTCAGGGGCCCGCCCGGCAAGGGAGGGCCGAGAGCGGGCGAGGACGCCTCCGCGCACCCTCGGTGATCGCGGATTACCGCCGGTACGACGCGGTCCTGGGCCCGATGCCGGTCACCGGCTGCCCGGAGCCCCGACGTCGTCTCCGGCCGCGCGGGGCCCGGCGTCGTCTCCGGCCGCCCGGGCTCGGCGTCGTCTCGGGTCGTCCGGGGGAGTGGTTATCGGCCGCGAGGGGTTCGGTGGCATCGGCGGCTGCCAGGGGCCCGGCGTCACCTCCGTCGCGCGGAGCCCTGGCCGGACCGCCTGCCGGCGTTCCGAGGTGCGCCCTCATCGATCCCGAGGGTGACGTCGGCCCGGAAGCCGACCCGGCCCGAGGGGGGTGACATCGGCCCGGGGTCGACATCGGCCCGGGGTCGACATCGGCCCGGGGTCGACACAGGCCCGGGGTCGACACCGGCCGGGTGGTGGCGGGAGCGGGCCGGCAGGTGCGCGGGCTCGCACCGGGTCGGCTCCCGCCACGACGGGTGTTACCGCTTCAGCAGACGTACCGACAGGCCGTGCGCGGTGTACACCGGTACGGCCCGAAGGTGACCGCAGTCCAGCTCGACGCGGTCGAACTGGCCGCGCAGCACCGACGCCGCGATCACCGGCACGGTCGTCCCCGCGGCCGGCGGCCGGTCGGCGTCGAAGCGCAGCGACAGCACCGAGCCCCGGTCGAGCCGCACCCGCCCGGACACCGTCAGGGCCGGCCCGTGATGCCCGCGCAGCGTCAGATCGAGCACCGCGCCGGCCCCCTGGGCCCACGCGCCGCGCACCCGCACCGGCTCGCCCGCGCGCAGCGTGCCGCCGGTCAGCCGCACGTCTCCCTGGCCGAGGGCGCCGGCGTGCCCGGCCACGAGCACGCCCGCCTCGACGACGGTGCCGCCGTGGTAGCGGTTGTGCCCGGTCAGGGTGAGCGTGCCGGAACCGCGCTTGGTCAGACCGCCCTCGCCCGCGATGTCGTTGCGCCAGGCGTCGGCCGCCTGGAAGCCGCCCTTGGAGGCGTCCAGGGTGACCGTGACGTCGTCGTCGAAGGCGCCGTAACCGTCCGCGGCCGCGAACAGGTTGAGCCGGCCCCACTGCTCGAAGCCGTCCAGCAGCACGTACCCGGAGGGCAACGCGGTCGTGCGCAGCACCTCCCGGCGCTGGGCCGCGGTGAGGTACGGCTGCCGGGTCTCCAGCAGCACCTCCGCGCCCTTGGGCACGGTCAGGGGCTCCTTGCGGCCCTCCCTGGTGAGGACGTAGGTCAGCCGGGGCCCGACGGCGCGGGCGTTGGCCTCGCGGTCGGCGTACTCGTCGTCGGCGTCGGAGTGCGCGTAGGCGAACAGGGTGTCGGCGGTCGTGCCGGTCTTCTCGGTGAAGTAGGCCAGAGCCTGGGCGCGGGCGGCCGCCTTGAGCTCGGCGTTGGCCGGGTCGGCGAGCGTGGCGGCGGCGAGCGCGGTGGCCATGATGCGGCCGCCGATGACGTCGACGGTGGAGTGCATGCCGGACACGATCCGGGTGTGGCTCAGATACAGGGCGCGTGTCACCAGCTCCTGGAACCGCTCGGGGACGGCGTACGCGTACGCCAGCGACGCCAGGTGGAAGGCGTTGGTGTGACCGCTCGGGAATCCGCCGTCGTCCGTGGGCGAGCTGCTGCGCTGGCGCAGCAGCTGCGGCACGACGACGACCTCGGAGTCGTAGACCGGGAAGCCGAGCGCGTCGGTCTTCCCGGTGTCGACGACCTCGCTGTTCTCGTTCATGCGCCACGGCCGCGGGTACTGGAAGGCGTACTTGCTCGGGTTGCCCGAGGCGTAGTTGCCGCGCACCGTGTCGACGAGCTTGGCGACCAGCCCGAGCTCGGAGGCGTACGAACCGGCGCCGAGCGCGGAGCCGGCGGGCGCGCCGGCGGGCACGGCGTCGTCGATCTTGGTGGCGGGGATGCCGTCCGGGGCGGCGGTGATCGACGTGACGGCCTTGGCTCCGGCCCTGTACAGATCCGTCAGGGGGCCCAGGCCGGCGATCGTCGAGTAGCTCTGGTGCTGGCGGTCGTAGACGAAGGCCTCCTTGCCCTGCGCCTCCGTGCGCGCCCGGGTGACCGCGACGCAGTAGCGCACGTTGGCGCGCAGGATGTCGGGCCGCAGGGGCGTGCCGGTGTTCCAGGCGCCGCCGGTCTTCCACACCTGCGCGAAGCCGCCGAGGGCGCGGATCACCGCGTTGGTCTCGGGGGTGAGGTTGGCCATGACGTTCGTCTTGTAGTCGTCGACGAACGGGAGCGGAGCGGTCGCGGCCTTGGCGTCCGCGGGGGCCAGCCACGAGGCCAGCGTCGGGGCGGCCACCAGGGCCGCCGACCCGCCCACGGAGAACTTGAGGAAACGCCTTCTGTTCACGGCCGACGGAGAGCTGAGCCCGGCGGGTGACGGCATGGATGTGCCTTCCTGGAGTGGCCTCGGCCGAAGGGCCCGAGGGAAGGGGTCGCGACTGCGGTCCGAGGGTCTTGCGACGCCCCGTGAGCCGGGTGACGCGTCTGAGCGAAGATCTACGGCCGGGTCGTGTCGCTTTCGCGAGGCCCCGGCGACCGGTGCGTGTCCTGCGGGTGAACGTGCCGGCGGCGGCTCACAGCAGCGAGCGCGCCAGTGCCACCGCGCCCTCGACCGGCGGCACGGTGAGCGGCTGCGGCCGCGCTCCCGGCACGGCCGCGCCCAGCGCGTCGGCGAACGCCTCGTACAGGGCGGGCTGTCCGAGTACCGTGCCGCCCGCCACGACCACGTCGTCGACCGCGACCCCGCGTGCCGCGAGCCGTGCGACGAGCGACGCGAGGTCCTCGCCCGCCCGGGCGATCACCGACCGGGCGAGGGCGGAGCCGTCGGCGGCGGCCGCGAAGACGACGGGAGCGTGCCGCCCCCACTCGGCGGAGACGTCGACCGCGCTCTCCAGCGCGGCACCGAGCGCCGGGACCTCCGGCACGCCGAAGGAGGAGATCAGGCCGAGTGCGAGGGCGTCGGGGGCGTCACCCCGGTCGTGGGCGGCCCAGACGGCCCGGGCGGCCTCCCGGACGAGCCCGGCGGCGCCGCCCTCGTCGCCGAGGACCGCACCCCAGCCGCCCACCTGGACCGGGGCCCCGTCGGGAAGCCGTCCCACCGCGACCGAGCCGGTGCCGGCCACGAGGCCGACGCCCTTGTCCAGACCGGCGGCCGCAACGAGCAACTCGGCGTCGCCCACGAGGTGCGCGGGCGCGCCGAGAAGTTCCTGGAGCGCGACGCGGATCCGCGCGCACTGGAGGGGGGTCTCACAGGCGTGCGCCCCCACGGCCAGCGCGGCGGGACGCGTGCCCGCCGGCAGCGCCTCACGGAGGAGGGAGACCAGCCAGTGCGCGGCGGCCGCCGGGTCGTGCGGCTGCCAGCCGCTGCTGGCGCGCACGTGGTCGACCACGACGTGGTCGCCCGCGAGCGCGCGCAGATGCGTCTTGGTGCCGCCCACGTCGACGCCGACCACGAGGGGGCTCGAAGGGGGGGAGTCCTGCACGGATCCTCTTTCGTCGATGCGCTTGACGTGCTGCGACGGCGGGCGAACCGTGACCGAGGGAACAGGCATGGAGAAACTAGGGAAGCCCCGGGACGGGCCTCTGACGAAGCACGGCAGGCGAGTACCGTGAAGTTCGTTAGGAAGTTAACTAACGAAGTACAGTGCGTCAAGAGGAATCGCGCACTCGACCACCGCGTGGCCCGGCCGGCCACGCGGGGCGGGCACGCGCGACGTCGGTGCATCCCATCGCCGCAGCCCGCCAGGACGATCGCGTCCGGTGCGCGCGGCCCTGTACCCGTGTGGGGGAAACTGTGGAACTCGACGTGGTGGAAGCCCCCCGCCTGACCGAGAGCGCCAGCGCCGTATTCGCCGTGCTGGCCCAGGCGGGCAGTGCGACCCGGCCGCAGCTCGCGAGTCTCGCGGGACTGTCCAAGCCGACGGTGTCCTCCGCCGTGGCGGAGCTCGAGGCCGCCCGGCTCGCCGCGCACTCCGGCACCGCCTCCAGCGGCACCGGCCGCTCCGCCGCCGTCTACTGCCTCGGTCCGGCCGCGGGCGCGGTGCTGGCCGTCGATCTCGGCCCGGCCGTCACCCGCGTCAGGGGCTGCGCCCTGGACGGCGCGCTGCTCGCCGAGGCCACCGCCTCCCGCAAGGACGCCGCCGACGCCGTGCGCGAGGCGCTCGACGTGCTGCCCGACGGCGTGCCGCTGCGTTCCATCGTGGTCGCCGTCGGCGACGTGGCCGCGCGGGACCGGCTGGGCAGCGGCATGCGCCCCGCGACCGCCAAGGCCGGCCCCGCCTTCGACGCCATGGCGGTCGCGCTGCCCCCGGGCGTGCCCGTCCAGCTGGAGAACAACGTCAACTGCGCGGCGCTCGCGGAACTGCACGAGGGAGCCGCCCGGGGCCGGCACACCTTCGGCTATCTGCGGATCGGCGTGGGCATCGGTCTCGGCATCGTGGTCGGGGGACAGGTGCTGCGCGGCTCGAACGGGGCCGCGGGAGAGCTCGCGCGGCTGCCCTACCCCTGGGACGACGGCCGCGAGCCGCGCCAGGAGGCCCTGGAGGAGTACATCGGCGCACGCTCGCTGCTGCGCCGGGCCAGGGAGGCCTGGGAGGCCGCGGACGGGCCCTGTCCGCGCACCACCGAGCGACTCTTCGCCCTCGCCGGGGCGGGCACGGCCACGGCGGGCGAGATCGTCGGCCGGCACGCAGCGGACGTGGGCCGGCTCGCCGCCGCGGTGACCGCCGTACTGGACCCCGGACTCATCGTGCTCGGCGGCAGCACCGGTGCGGATCCGCAGCTCCTGCCCGGTGTGCGGGCCGAGCTGGCGCGGCTGAGCTGGCCCACCGAGGTGGTCAGCAGCACGGTCGGCGATTCCGGCACCGTCGCGGGCGCCGCACGGCTCGCGGTCGCCCGGGGAGTCCAAACCGTGACCCAGGCCGCGCGGCCCAAGGATTGACGGCTTCGGACTCGGTCTGCCAATGTCCGGACAAGCGCTTTCTAAGTCGGCCGGGACGTCGGCTTGGGTTGAGCATCCCGCCGGTACGCGAAGTACGGCAGCCGCACGAGGGCGCGCTTGTGCGACGACGGCCCTCATGGCCGGGGATCCCACCCGTCAAGGCGATGCGGCCGGGCGAGGCCGCACCCTCGGAAAGCAACTTTCCTGCAAACTGCACCCGTGCCGCCTCGTTCGGCGCCGTGCTCCGTCCCCTACGACGAAAAGGGATCGAAGATGACCAGTGTGGGTGTGCGGCGCTCCCGCCGACTCGGCCTCGGCGGCATACGCCGTCTGGTTCCCCTCGCTGCCGTGGCCACGGCAGGTGCCCTGTTGCTCTCCGCCTGCGGGTCGGACGGCGACTCGGGCGGGAACTCCAAGTCGCTGACGTTCTGGATCTCCACCGTTCCGGGGCAGGACGCCGGCTGGAAGAAGCTGGTGGCGCAGTACAAGAAGGAAGCCGGCGTCGACGTCAAGCTCGTCAACATCCCCTACGACGGCTACGCGACGAAGCTGAAGAACGCCGCGCAGGCGAACTCCCTGCCCGACGTGGCGGCCGTGCCGGCGCTGGACCCGATCTGGTCGGGCAAGCTGATCGACCTCGGCTCCATCGCCAACAACAAGACCAACAAGATCAACGCCAACTTCATCGCCAAGGACTCGTCGGGGAAGGTGCTGGCCATCCCCTCGGACGTCACCGCGTCCGGCCTGTACATCAACAAGTCGCTGTTCGAGAGGGCCGGCGTCGCCTTCCCGACCTCGCCGCAGAAGACCTGGACCTGGGACGACTTCATCAAGGCGGCGAACACGGTCCGCGAGAAGACCAACGCCAAGTACTCCCTGACCTTCGACCAGTCGCCGTCCCGGCTCCGCGCCATGGTGTACGAGATGGGCGGGAAGTACGTCCACGCGGACGACTCCGGGAAGTTCTCGGCGGACGAGGCCACCAAGAAGGCCGTGAACTACTTCGTCGGACTGAACGACGACAAGACCATGCCGAAGTCGGTGTGGACCAGCGGCGCCGACCCGTCGGCCATGTTCCAGAGCGGTGACGTGGTCGCCTACTGGTCCGGCGTGTGGCAGGTCGCCTCCTTCGCGGAGAGCATCAAGAAGTTCGAGTGGGCGAGCGTCCCGACCCCCGCCCAGCCGGTTCAGGCCTCCGACGTCAACAGCGGCGGCCTGATGGTGGGCTTCAACAACAACGGCGCCGCGGCCACCGCCGCGACGAAGTTCATGTCCTGGCTGTACGAGCCGGACCACTACCGCACGCTGTGCGAGACCTCCGGGTTCCTGCCGGTCGAGAGCGGTCTGAACCCCAAGTACCCCTTCACCTCCGAGGCGGCGCAGGCGGCGTTCAAGCTGTACAACGAGGAGATCCCGCTCTACGCCCCGATCTCCGGCTACTTCAACGGCGCGCAGACGAACTGGGTGCTGAAGGGCAAGAGCCTGACCGAGGACCCGACCAAGACGGAGCTCGGCAAGGCGATCAACGGGCAGCAGTCGGCGGACAAGGCCCTCGAGAACATCGTGGCCGGCTACAACCAGCAGGTCGGCGGCGGATCGTAGGCCACAGGGCCGGGCGGCGGTGTCCCGACACCGCCGCCCGGCCCCGCACGCGCACGTGATGCCGGGCTCACGGGGTGAGCCCACGGCAATCCCATCCACCAGCACGGAGTCAGGAAGATGACAAAACGCGCCTCGGACGTGTCCGTGAGCCCGCCCAGGAGACGCAGCACCTACGTCCTCGCGCCGCTCGTCCTCATCGCGGCCAATGTCGTGCTCTTCTCGCTGTTCTTCGTGTGGCCGGCGGTGATCGGGCTCGTCTACTCGTTCACGAACTACACGGGCGTGGGGGCGTTCCAGTTCGTCGGGCTGGACAACTACCACAACCTGGTAGGGGACTCCACCTTCTACGACGCGCTGACCCGGACGCTGCTGTACGCCGTGCTCTTCGTCCCGCTGAACTTCGGGCTCTCGCTGCTCGCCGCCAACCTGGTGGTGAACAAACACGCCAAGGGCGCGTCGGTGGCCCGCGTCATCTTCTTCATCCCGTGGCTGCTGTCTCCCATCGTCGTGGGCGTCCTGTGGCGGTGGCTGTTCGGCGAGAACTTCGGACTCGTCAACTACGTCATCGAGCAGCTCGGCGGCAGTGCCGTCCCGTGGCAGTCGAACGCGGACCTGTCGCTCATCGTGGTGGTCATGGCGGCGTCCTGGGCCTGGACGGGCTTCTCGATGCTGCTGTTCATCGCGGCGATCAAGAACGTGCCGGTGTCGTACTACGAGGCGGCCGCGCTCGACGGCGCCGGTCCGTGGCGCCAGTTCATCAGCATCACGCTGCCGAGCATCGCGCCCACCTCGTTCATCGTCATCCTGCTCAACACGATCAACGCGATGAAGGAATACCCGGTGTTCGTCGCCCTCAACAACGGCGGCCCCGGCACCTCGAACAACCTGCTCGTCCAGTACATCTACGAGACCGGCTTCAAACGGGGCCAGATCGGCTACGCGAGCGCCGCGTCGTTCGTGCTCATGCTCATCCTGATGGCCGTCGCGATCATCCAGCTGATCGTCAACCGGCGGGTGGAGAACCGATGACAACCACAGACATCCCACGCCCGGTCGACGCCGGTTCCGGACGGACCGTCTCCAAGAAGCGGTCCCGCGACGCGGGCGGCGGCGGACTCCGGCGGGCGGTGCCCGCGACGACACTGCTGTGGATCCTGGCGTGCCTGTACGGGCTGCCGGTGCTGTGGTTCATCCTCAGCTCCCTCAAGCCGGCCAGCGACCTCTTCTCCTATCCGCTGACGCTGGTTCCGCACAACCCCACCCTGTCGGGGTTCAAGGCGGCGTGGGAGAGCGCCAACTTCTCCCAGTACTTCATCAACACGGCCATCGTGTGCGTGATCACGACGATCCTCACGGTGGGCGTCAGCTGTTGCACCGGGTACGCGCTGGCCAAGTACGACAACCGGTGGCTCAAGGCGTTCTTCCTCTGCATCCTGGCCACCACGATGCTGCCGTCGGAGGTCATGCTCGCCCCCGAGTTCCTGGTGGTCCGCAACCTCGGCCTCTACAACTCCTTCGCCGGCATCATCCTCCCGGCCGTGCTCACCGCGACCGGATGCTTCATGTTCCGCCAGTTCTTCCTGACGGTTCCCGACGAACTCGTGGAAGCCGCACGCATCGACGGCGCGCGCGAACTGTCGATCTTCCTGCGGATCATGATGCCGCTCTCCCGGCCCATCATGCTGACCCTCGCCATCCTGTCGTTCCAGTGGCGGTGGAACGACTACATCTGGCCGCTGCTGATGCTGAACGACCCCAACAAGTTCACCGTGCAGATCGGCATCCAGAGCATCGTCGGCGCGCAGAACATCAACTGGTCGGTGCTGCTCGGTGCCTCGGTGATCTCCATGATCCCCCTGATCCTCGTCTTCCTCGTCTTCCAGCGCTACGTCATGGGCGCCGACATCAACGCCGGACTGAAGGACTGACCGTGCCCACCCCGCTCGACCACGAGTTCGTCCGCGCGGTGGCCCGCGCCGCCGACCGGGAGGCCGCCCCGGTGGCGGCCCGCCCCGACGAGGAACCCGCCGGCCTGCCCCACCGCGCGCTGGCCCGCCGGGTGAAGACCCTGATCGCGGCATACCGTTCCCCGGACTCGGCCCTGCACGGCAGTGGCCGGGCCGTCGCCGCCGCGACGACCCATCTGCGCGCCCTGCGGGCCGCGCAGACATCCACCGGCCTCTTCGCCGGCGGCGACAACGTGCAGTCACCGCCGGACTCCGCCTTCACCGTCAACGACGTATGCGACGCGCACGTCCTCGCCGCCGACGCGGGGCCCGAACTGGGCGAGGTCGCGGCCGTGCTCGCCGAGATCGCCGGCGCGGCCTGCGGCAGTCTCCTGACCGGCGGGATCCACACCCCGAACCACCGCTGGGAGCTGTGCGCGGCACTGGCCAGACTGCACCGCTCGTTCCCCGACGGCCGGCTGCTCGACCGCGTCGAGGAATGGCTCGCCGAGGGCGTCGACATCGACGCGGAGGGCCTGTACTCGGAACGGAGCGCCAACTACGCGGCCCATGTGTCCAACCCGTCGCTGCTGCTGCTGGCCGGCGTCCTCGGCCGCGCCGACCTGCTGGACGCCGTCGAACGCAATCTCACCGCCACCCTGGACCTCATCAGGCCGGACGGCACGGTGGAGACCGTCCACTCGAGACGGCAGGACCAGTACCATCCGTTCCCGCTGGCGCCCTACCTGCCCCACTACCGGCTGCTCGCGGTCCGCACCGGCCGCGGCGACTTCGCCCGCGCGGCGCGGCAGGCGGCCGCCGGCGGCATCGACGACCCCGACCTGCTCGCCGAGACCCTCCTCACCCCGGACCTGTGCCGCGCACTGCCCGCACCGGCCGCGGAGAAGCTGCCCCGCGACCGGTACGTCACCACCGCGCGCCTGGCCACACACGCCTCGGCCACCGCGCACACGGTGGTGTACGGCGGCTCCGACGTGCCGGAACACCGGCGCATCCGCTCGGGCCTCGCCTGCAATCCCACCTTCCTGCGGCTGTTCGCCGGCGACGCCGTCCTCGACGCGGTCCGCCTCTCGCGCGGCTTCTTCGACCTGGGCCCGTTCCGCGCCGCCGACATGCGAAAGCTCGCCGACAACCGTTACCTGCTCACCGAAACCCTCACGGCCGCCTACTACCAGCCGCTCCCGAAGGACCGGCGGCGCGACGACGGCGCCTACCGGATGGCGGACGAGGGCCGCTTCTCGGCCGCCATGTCCTTCGCGGACCGGCCCCGGGACGAGGTCTCGCACACGACCCGCGTCGAGGCCGACCTGCGGGAGGACGGCGCCGACCTGCGCATCGACATCAGCGGACCGCGGGTGCCCTGGGCGCTCGAACTGACCTTCCGGCCGGGCGGCGTGACGCAGGGCGGCCAACCGATCGGTGACGGACGCCGGTGCCTGACCACGGAGCCGATCACCTACCGGGTCGGGGACGACGAGATCCGGGTCGAGGCCGTGGTCGAGGCGGGCGAGCCGCTCGCCGGGCCGGACCGGAGCGACGTCCTGCGGTACGACCCCGGCCAGGACCACACCGTGGTGGGCGGCACCGACGCGACGACCGGGAACCGCGTCTGCCTCGGTGGACTCGGCCCGCACACCCTGACCCTCGCACTGCGCGCCGGCCGGCCCGCACCGGCCGTGTGACGGGACGCCTGCCCTCGCCGCTCGTCCGAGGACCGGACGACGTCCCACGGCGCGCCCCCGGTGCGCTGACGCCTACGCCGGGCGCGGCAGGCAACCGGGTCCGGTCCTCAGACAGGCAGCCCGAGCAGTCCCCAGCCGCGCCGCGCCGCCTCGTCGACCACCACCGCCCACTCGCGCAGCAGCACCGTGAACGCGTCGAAGTCCGCGATCGACCCGCCGGGGCGTGCCGCGTGCCGGCCGTACTCCGTGCGCAGACCCTCCAGCAGGGGCTGTGCGCGGGCCCAGTGGGCGGCGAGCCCGGCCACCCGGACGGGCGGGCCGACGAGGAGCAGGCGCATGCCCCACGCAGTGCCGTCCGAGGGGAGGAGGCCGGCCCCCGGCATGTCGTCCTCGTCCCGGACCAGGGGGAGGAGGAAGCCGTCCAGGGCGTCCCGCAGCGCCGGGTCGGCGAACCCGCGGGCGGCGTCCCAGCCCTCGCCCGCCCAGAAGTGCGGTGCGTAGGACCCGGTGGTGCTGTGGAACTCGTAGCGGCCGCACCAGGGCACCTTCGGCGAGGCGGGGAACACCCAGCCGACCTCGGGCGCGCCGTCCGGGTCCGGCCCCTGGGGGCACGCAGCCTCGGCGAGCAGCTCCTGCCGCCCGGCCGCCGGGGTCCGCTCCAGCCGATCCCAGTCCAGCGCGAGCACGGTGAGGTCAAGCCCCATCCGGCCCTCCCACCCGCACCACCAGGTCGGCCCGGTCCCGCGTCGTCGCCACCAGCTCGGCGTTGAGCCGGTCGCTCCGGCGCACCCAGGCCACCGCCTCCTCGTGCCCCTTGCCGAACTCCTCGTGCCGGGCGACCAGCCGGCGGACGCGTTCGTCCTCGTCCGTCTCGCAGAACCACACCTCGTCCAGCGCGGCCCGCACCCGTGCCCACGCCCCCGTGCCGAGGAGCAGGTAGTTCCCCTCGGTGACGACCAGCCGCACCTGCGGCGGGACGGGCACGGACCCCGCGATCGGCTGCTCCAGCACCCGCTCGAAGCCCGGCGCGTACACGACGTCCCCGCCGTCCGTCTCCTCCCGCAGCCGACGCAGCAGAGCCGCGTAACCGGCCGCGTCGAAGGTGTCCGGCGCACCCTTGCGGTCCCGTCGGCCGAGGCGGTCCAGCTCGACGTCGGCGAGGTGGAAGCCGTCCATCGGGACCTGTGCGGCCCACGGCTCCCCCGCGCCGTTCAGCTCCCGTACCAGGCGCTCGGCGAGAGTCGTCTTGCCCGCGCCTGGACTGCCGGCGATGCCGAGCAGGGTGCGCCGGCCGCCGTCCCCGGCGAGGGAGCGGGCCCGCCGGACCAGATCGTCGAAAGTGAGCACACAGCAGAGTGTCGCAGTCTCCTGGCAGGAGACCCGCAAGGAGAGGAGGACGCCCGTGTCCGACGACGAGACGCAGATCCGCACCCTGATCACCCGCTGGGCCGACGCCGTCCACCGGGGCGACCTCGACACGGTCGTCGACCACCACGCGGAGGACCTGGTGATGTACGACGTGCCCGCGCCCCACGAGGGCATCCGGGGTCTTGCCGCCTACCGGGCCGCCTAGCCGCCGTTCTTCGCCTGGCAGGCCCAGGGCGCCCGCTTCGACATCGACACCCTCGACGTCACCGCCGGTCACGACGTCGCCTACGCCCACGCGCTGCTGCGCTGCGGCACGCCCGAGGAGCTCGCGGACTTCCCCGGCCTGCGGTTGCGGCTCACCTTCGGACTGCGCAAGGAGCGCGGCCGCTGGCTGATCGCGCACGAGCACCACTCCTTCCCCCATGACTG includes:
- a CDS encoding phosphatase PAP2 family protein: MPSPAGLSSPSAVNRRRFLKFSVGGSAALVAAPTLASWLAPADAKAATAPLPFVDDYKTNVMANLTPETNAVIRALGGFAQVWKTGGAWNTGTPLRPDILRANVRYCVAVTRARTEAQGKEAFVYDRQHQSYSTIAGLGPLTDLYRAGAKAVTSITAAPDGIPATKIDDAVPAGAPAGSALGAGSYASELGLVAKLVDTVRGNYASGNPSKYAFQYPRPWRMNENSEVVDTGKTDALGFPVYDSEVVVVPQLLRQRSSSPTDDGGFPSGHTNAFHLASLAYAYAVPERFQELVTRALYLSHTRIVSGMHSTVDVIGGRIMATALAAATLADPANAELKAAARAQALAYFTEKTGTTADTLFAYAHSDADDEYADREANARAVGPRLTYVLTREGRKEPLTVPKGAEVLLETRQPYLTAAQRREVLRTTALPSGYVLLDGFEQWGRLNLFAAADGYGAFDDDVTVTLDASKGGFQAADAWRNDIAGEGGLTKRGSGTLTLTGHNRYHGGTVVEAGVLVAGHAGALGQGDVRLTGGTLRAGEPVRVRGAWAQGAGAVLDLTLRGHHGPALTVSGRVRLDRGSVLSLRFDADRPPAAGTTVPVIAASVLRGQFDRVELDCGHLRAVPVYTAHGLSVRLLKR
- a CDS encoding N-acetylglucosamine kinase; its protein translation is MQDSPPSSPLVVGVDVGGTKTHLRALAGDHVVVDHVRASSGWQPHDPAAAAHWLVSLLREALPAGTRPAALAVGAHACETPLQCARIRVALQELLGAPAHLVGDAELLVAAAGLDKGVGLVAGTGSVAVGRLPDGAPVQVGGWGAVLGDEGGAAGLVREAARAVWAAHDRGDAPDALALGLISSFGVPEVPALGAALESAVDVSAEWGRHAPVVFAAAADGSALARSVIARAGEDLASLVARLAARGVAVDDVVVAGGTVLGQPALYEAFADALGAAVPGARPQPLTVPPVEGAVALARSLL
- a CDS encoding ROK family protein yields the protein MELDVVEAPRLTESASAVFAVLAQAGSATRPQLASLAGLSKPTVSSAVAELEAARLAAHSGTASSGTGRSAAVYCLGPAAGAVLAVDLGPAVTRVRGCALDGALLAEATASRKDAADAVREALDVLPDGVPLRSIVVAVGDVAARDRLGSGMRPATAKAGPAFDAMAVALPPGVPVQLENNVNCAALAELHEGAARGRHTFGYLRIGVGIGLGIVVGGQVLRGSNGAAGELARLPYPWDDGREPRQEALEEYIGARSLLRRAREAWEAADGPCPRTTERLFALAGAGTATAGEIVGRHAADVGRLAAAVTAVLDPGLIVLGGSTGADPQLLPGVRAELARLSWPTEVVSSTVGDSGTVAGAARLAVARGVQTVTQAARPKD
- a CDS encoding ABC transporter substrate-binding protein; protein product: MTSVGVRRSRRLGLGGIRRLVPLAAVATAGALLLSACGSDGDSGGNSKSLTFWISTVPGQDAGWKKLVAQYKKEAGVDVKLVNIPYDGYATKLKNAAQANSLPDVAAVPALDPIWSGKLIDLGSIANNKTNKINANFIAKDSSGKVLAIPSDVTASGLYINKSLFERAGVAFPTSPQKTWTWDDFIKAANTVREKTNAKYSLTFDQSPSRLRAMVYEMGGKYVHADDSGKFSADEATKKAVNYFVGLNDDKTMPKSVWTSGADPSAMFQSGDVVAYWSGVWQVASFAESIKKFEWASVPTPAQPVQASDVNSGGLMVGFNNNGAAATAATKFMSWLYEPDHYRTLCETSGFLPVESGLNPKYPFTSEAAQAAFKLYNEEIPLYAPISGYFNGAQTNWVLKGKSLTEDPTKTELGKAINGQQSADKALENIVAGYNQQVGGGS
- a CDS encoding carbohydrate ABC transporter permease translates to MTKRASDVSVSPPRRRSTYVLAPLVLIAANVVLFSLFFVWPAVIGLVYSFTNYTGVGAFQFVGLDNYHNLVGDSTFYDALTRTLLYAVLFVPLNFGLSLLAANLVVNKHAKGASVARVIFFIPWLLSPIVVGVLWRWLFGENFGLVNYVIEQLGGSAVPWQSNADLSLIVVVMAASWAWTGFSMLLFIAAIKNVPVSYYEAAALDGAGPWRQFISITLPSIAPTSFIVILLNTINAMKEYPVFVALNNGGPGTSNNLLVQYIYETGFKRGQIGYASAASFVLMLILMAVAIIQLIVNRRVENR
- a CDS encoding carbohydrate ABC transporter permease, with product MTTTDIPRPVDAGSGRTVSKKRSRDAGGGGLRRAVPATTLLWILACLYGLPVLWFILSSLKPASDLFSYPLTLVPHNPTLSGFKAAWESANFSQYFINTAIVCVITTILTVGVSCCTGYALAKYDNRWLKAFFLCILATTMLPSEVMLAPEFLVVRNLGLYNSFAGIILPAVLTATGCFMFRQFFLTVPDELVEAARIDGARELSIFLRIMMPLSRPIMLTLAILSFQWRWNDYIWPLLMLNDPNKFTVQIGIQSIVGAQNINWSVLLGASVISMIPLILVFLVFQRYVMGADINAGLKD
- a CDS encoding nucleoside/nucleotide kinase family protein, yielding MLTFDDLVRRARSLAGDGGRRTLLGIAGSPGAGKTTLAERLVRELNGAGEPWAAQVPMDGFHLADVELDRLGRRDRKGAPDTFDAAGYAALLRRLREETDGGDVVYAPGFERVLEQPIAGSVPVPPQVRLVVTEGNYLLLGTGAWARVRAALDEVWFCETDEDERVRRLVARHEEFGKGHEEAVAWVRRSDRLNAELVATTRDRADLVVRVGGPDGA